The Anoxybacillus amylolyticus DNA segment TTGCTTGCTAATAAACGCTCACAAGCATTTATCGAATTAAGTAAAGAGCATGGGATCGAGTCGGTGATTGTGGAGACAGAACTGAATGTTTTTGACATTACCCAATACGAAGCGATGATTCGACATTTGTTAGAAAAACATCCGGATATTGACGGTATTTTTGCGAGTAGTGATGTGATGGCAGCGTATGTTATTCAAATATGTTACTTTTTAAATAAACGAATTCCTGAGCATATTAAAATTGTTGGATACGATGATATTAAGATTGCTTCGCTATTTGTTCCGCCACTCACGACCATTCGTCAACCGATTGAAGAGATGGCGAAATGTGCGGTTGAACTGATTGTAAAACAAGTAAATGAAGAACCGTTTGAACGTGAAAATGTGTTTCCGGTAGAGTTGGTCGAGCGGTTGACGACGTGATGATGAAGGGAAGGTGTTGAAAGTGATAAACGTTTCAACACCTTTTTTACGGTATGTCAATCGTTTAACATTTTTCATGTCAAACGATTGACATATTGAAAACGCTTTAATATAATCACAATAGAAGTACAAATATTTTTAAAAAAAGAGGGGGAACTAATTTGAGCAAACTAAAAATGGTGTCAGCTGCAGTACTATCATTATCTTTATTGTTGTCAGGATGTGGGAATTCTACAAAGGAAAGTCAATCGTCAGATGGAAAGAAAACTGCTAGCTCCGAAGTGAAAATTACCCTTCTCAACTCGAAAGGGGAAATTCAAGCACAGTTGGAAGAAGCTGCAAAAGAATTTAGCAAAGAAAACCCTGGAACAACATTAGAGGTGATTCCAGCTGCTGCAGGACAATCGCCATTTGAAAAGGTAACATCGATGTATGCATCGGGAAATGCACCGACAATCGCAATGTTGGATCCAGGTGATGTGAAAAAATTTGCTGATAAAGCGCTTGATTTATCAAAAGAAAAATGGGTGAATGATGCTGTTGAACGCAGCCTAGATGTCGTTAAGACAGAAGGCGGAAAGGTTTTAGGATTCCCGTTTGCGGTTGAAGGATACGGCTTAATTTACAACAAAGCTGTTCTTGACAAAGCAGTTGGAGGAAACTTTGATCCTTCTTCCATTAAAACAAGAAGTGATTTAGCAGAGTTAATGAAAAAGATTCAAAAAACAGGAGTTGCATCAAACCTTCAATCTCCGATGGATTGGTCGCTCGCAGGACATTTTTTACCAATTGGGTATAGTGTTCAATCTAATAAATCTGAAGAAGTGGAAGCGTTTTTAACAAACCTTAAAGAAGGAAAAGAAGATTTGACGAAAAACGAAAAATTAAACGGGCTATTAGATACGTTTGATCTATTAAAAGAAAATAACATTAATAAGAAAGATCCGATGTCAGGAACGTATGAGCAAGGACCAGAGTTATTAGGAAAAGGAAAAGTCGGTATTTGGTTTATGGGGAACTGGGCATGGCCGCAAATTAAAGGGTTTGATACAACAAACGGCAACTACGGTTTCTTGCCAGTTCCAATTAGCGATAATCCAGATGACTACGGTAACTCGCAAATCCCTGTTGGTGTAACGAAATACTTGATCGTTGACAAAGAACAAAACTCTCCTGAACAACAAGCGTCAGCGAAAAAGTTTTTAGAGTGGCTAGTATATAATGAAAAAGGGCAAGACGTGTTAGTCAATAAGGCGAACATCATTCCAGCGTTTAAAAATATTACATTAGAGCCGCAAGATCCATTAGCAAAATCGATTAAAGCGTATATGAACAATAATAAAACGCTTCAATTTATGGTTACGCTTCCACCTGACCATTGGTCTCAAGTCGGTGCGTTCATGCAGCAATATTTAGACAATAAAATCGATCGAAAACAGTTGTTGAAACAAATTGAAGGTTACTGGAAATCACAACAATAATAGAGTTTTAGTTTATGTGGAATAACGGGGTTGCCCGTTATTCCACAACTTTTAGCAAGGAGATGACGATGAATGTCCAGCCAAAAATTTTTTGATAGATTAAAAGTTCAGCTTCTGTTCTCAGGACCGACATTGTTCGCTTTTTTTACTGTCGTTATTTTGCCGTTTTTATATGGAATTTATTTGACGTTCACTAACTGGGACGGGGTTTCGACGAGCCACTCGTTTGTCGGAATGAAGAACTATTTGGCGGTGCTAGATGACGCTGCGTTTTGGACAT contains these protein-coding regions:
- a CDS encoding ABC transporter substrate-binding protein, whose protein sequence is MSKLKMVSAAVLSLSLLLSGCGNSTKESQSSDGKKTASSEVKITLLNSKGEIQAQLEEAAKEFSKENPGTTLEVIPAAAGQSPFEKVTSMYASGNAPTIAMLDPGDVKKFADKALDLSKEKWVNDAVERSLDVVKTEGGKVLGFPFAVEGYGLIYNKAVLDKAVGGNFDPSSIKTRSDLAELMKKIQKTGVASNLQSPMDWSLAGHFLPIGYSVQSNKSEEVEAFLTNLKEGKEDLTKNEKLNGLLDTFDLLKENNINKKDPMSGTYEQGPELLGKGKVGIWFMGNWAWPQIKGFDTTNGNYGFLPVPISDNPDDYGNSQIPVGVTKYLIVDKEQNSPEQQASAKKFLEWLVYNEKGQDVLVNKANIIPAFKNITLEPQDPLAKSIKAYMNNNKTLQFMVTLPPDHWSQVGAFMQQYLDNKIDRKQLLKQIEGYWKSQQ